The region AAAGATGtctatatagatatacatacctGATCCTAATAGTTGATCCTGTTACAAGGCAGTATATAATTAATTTACATGAGTTTAAAAGAATGAGTGACCTGAGGCCAGAGTAGTCATTGGAAAGATAGCGTCTTGTATATTAGATTAGTAGAGGAAAGCActttcagaggaagaaaatgtATTTAGCAAACATATATAGATCTGCAGGAACATATGACTTGCTTGAGAAATTGTAGAACAGGTTAATCTGGTAAAGaagttatacatagagataagACTAGCACATTGAAGTCAGAGTATGAAGCACTCTTTAAAGCCAGGATAAGGAGTTTGTGTCttctttctttgaatatattaGAAGCTGTTGATGTTTTCTGAGTAGAAGATGTAAAAGGGACTACTTAGACTGTCTGGTGGTCTAAGAGCAGattgaaggaagagaggaaacagaACCTGATTAGAAAGTGATTGTAAGGATGGAGAAATGGCATTGTGAGATCCTGATGAAAGTAtgattggggggaaaaaaaaagatggaaagacattacctcaaggaagttaagtGAAGTAgaggaaaaattaagaaatgttCTGAGATCTTGAGTCTGAATTACAAGGGGCAATGTTGTCGTATTGccagaaatacaaaatatgagGTAATACTGGAAACTCAATGAAAAGGCACACTAGGTATCAGAAAGTACGTAACAAGTGATTCATCTAGGGGTACAGATTTGGAAAGCTTCTGCCTGGAAATCATAAAGTATTCCAAGGAAGTGTGAATAAGCTAAGGAAGGGTGTGGGTAAGAAAAGACATCTGAATTTCCATACTTGGTAAAGGACCAAAACATGCCTTAAAAGAAGATAATGATAGTTCTTTCAGAAAGGTACAGAGAagcaacaaaaaacccaaaaggGCAGTGttcaaagaaatagacaaatgctATGGAGGTCAAGGAGAATAAGAACCAATAAAGCATTGTATTTGACTGTTAGGGAGGACaggtggggagagagacagacagacatggaTACATCCCATTTATTGAATGGTTATAATGAGCCAGCCAGTCTTTGTGGTAGATTGTTTTACatccatcattttatttcttcttcaaaatAAGACTATGTCCTTGGTTTTTAGATGAGGAGACGAACACAAAACTTAAGTTTTCTGGCTCAAAATTCAAGCCCAAGTCATAAAACTTTTTCCTATATCATGGTAAAGGCCATCTGTAAAAGAAATGGGCAAGTCAATTGCGGACTGTAGTTTGCTGTTGCCTCTTAAATGTTGCCAGAATAAAGATAATTATCCCACTATTTCTCTATTCATAGTCAGATCTAAGGATTTGGCGTCCTATTCTCAATAGAGTTTTGGTTGAAAGGGACCTTTGAGTTTATCTAACTTTATATGAAATGTATTAGAAAGTGAGGTTTAGAGGCCGTAATGACTTACTCAAGATAAGGTCAAAGCTGGTTCTAGAAACTCAGAAGTCTGGACTCTGGACGCATTCTCTTTCTACTCTTTCATACTCCTCAGAAGTAACAGGTGGTATTTATAGACGACTACTGCAACAGCCTGAGCTCCTAAGTTTGGCATCGTAATATCATTTCAGATAGATAAAGCCTACTATAAAAATGCCTGTGACAGATAGTAGTAAGTTCTCAAGAAAGTGAAGCTGATTTAATTTTAGACCCATAACCCATGagtctctttcccttttcattagtttgtatgtgtgctcagtcatgtccagctctttgcaaccacctggactgtagcccaccaagctcctcttgtccaggcaagaatactagagtgggttgccatttcttaccccaagggatcttcctgacccagagatcaaacccacatcttttgcgttttgggaagccctttaattaATTGAGTCAGATGCATTTGGAGAGGGGGCCATATCAGTCGTTAAGTACCTGGGGTCACTTTTGCTTGTACAATGATGTTTTTGTTCGTTTTAatgaggaaagagggaaagacTTAAGTGTAGTTctactttatattattttcaaataattatttcctgAAGAGTATCTTGAggcttatttaattttctttggtaaggggatagaaaatataaatacacagaTTCAACATAAACCAGTACTTAATTTCAAGGACAAGTTGTTATCTGAGGATGTTCCATTCTTATGGTAAAAGAATTCTTAGAAACATTGGTGTGaaacaaaaatatgagaaaagcCATATTTAACTTTGCTCAGTGTCTCAAGTATGTTTTGTAACCTATCACTTTAAGTCACTATCTCATCCAGCTCTGCTGCCATTGATTTAATAACTTACCACATTAAGATAATTGATGGCTCACATGTTCTGCTCTGTATTTTTTCCAGACCTTTGATGAATGTGTAGCCGAGGGAGGCTCAGACTGTGCTCCAGAGAAGCTCTGGCTTCAAATCCCCTTCTTCTGTGGCCACAGCTCGGAATGCTGGTAGGGAGATAAAGTTAGCCTTAATCGATAATCTgcttatttttctccataatcTGTATTTCACAAAGGTGCGTGCATTAGTCAAGGGCTCAGTGTAAGGAAGTTCATGAAAGACCAGACCAAAAATAACATGTAATTAAGTAATAACCTAGTTTTTTAGTTACCTTAAAAAGATTCTTCATCTATAAGATGCTTGCCATGATTTCTCAGATGctggtttttaaagatttttggtATTATGTATATTGCTATATTCTAGCAGTGTTCTTAATTAGAAGTCAGAAGTCCTTTCATAAACGTTGTTTTCTCCTAAGCTTGTTGTTTTAGCCACCCATTTTAGATCAAGAAGAGGCTTAGTGGGTAAATTATTTACCTGGTTTTACTGTTAAACTGATTTGACTTTGTGAGAAgccaaggtaaaagaaaaatgttttatctttaatAGAGTTTATTTCTTCAGGATGTGCTGAgttttcagtttataaaaataatggtatgtatttatttgttccaGTCCATCATTTTAATAGGAAAGTAGAAAAACAAGAAACACATGCAGTTAGTGTCTTCCTTAAAACCATGAGAGACGCAAGGAATGCCTTCTGTTCTTTCCATCATCGTTTGAAATGTAGCGTTCGGTCAGTGTGAACCTGAAGGTCTTACTCAATATCAACACATAATAGAGTTGACCCTTTGAACAACACAAGTTTGAACTTTGAGGGCCCACttaagcacagatttttttttttttaatatgtgttacAGTAGTGCATGATCTGTAGTCCTGCACTACTGAATCCTTACATATAAAGCTggggatatggagggctgactgtaagtTATACACAGACTTTCAACTGGGGAGTGGGGGATCGGGTCTGATTGGCACCCATAAACCCTCTTGTTCAAAGGTCAACCATAATAATATAAGAAGACTTGGATGCTTCGAAAGAATGTCTTCTcaatttttaatcatttccttACAACAGGAATCAGTAAATTACAACCTGGACACCAAATTTGGCCCAgtacctgtttttataaatagtttttttGAAAGACAACCATatctatttgtttattgtctgtggCTGTTTTCACACTGCAGAAGCAGAATTAGGTAATTGTGACCAAGACCATATGGCCTGTGCAGCCATCTTGGGCTTTACTCTCTGGCTCTTCATAGGAAAAGCTTGCCACCCCCACCTTAgaacaataatatatttttctgttgggTGTTACTGAGATTTTAATTGAACTTCTTTAGGGACCTTAGAAATCAACTTGTTTACTTCTCCAACCAGCCACAGTCCCTTAGCCATgcagtgtggaatcttagttccacaaccagggattaaacctttGCCCTGAGCAGAGAAGGAACAGAGTCCTAGCTGGACCTCAAGGGAATTCACAAGTGTTAGtatatttttgttggttttttttcctggctgtatcctgtggcttggagaatcttagtttcccaaccagggatcaaatctgtgccccctgcagtggaaatgtggagtcttatccactggatcaccagagaagtccccaccccagctttttaatggctgagaaaaCAAGTTTAGAAGggtgaaagacacttgctcaatATCATACTACTTAAAGGCAGAGCTTGGAATCAGGATTAGGAAATGTCAATGCTGAAAATAATCCAAAGGCATAGTTTATTTAGGGCCAAATTGCTATTAACAGTCAGTAGCTgacaatgtaaaaattaaaagatccGTAGCAGAGCCATTTCTTAAGAAAACATAAATTCATAAATTAAATGAAGATAACCACTACACAAAATTGCTTAGACCTTCCTAGAGAGCTCTTAAAATGAGTGAAGTTTagagtacagttgacccttgagcaagGCAGGGGTTAATTCCAGTATAACTTACAGTTGGCCTTTTGTATTCATGATTCCTTAGATCTGcaaattcaaccaaccatggTTCATGTGGTATTACAATATCTACTATTGAAAGATATTTGCATATAAGTGAACCTGTGCAGGTCAAACCCGTGTTGTCCAAGCGTCAACTGTAAACAAAGATTAGATGCACTCATACCTAAATCAGATAGGAGgacacataaatatacatattttttaactgTTCATATTGTGTCGCCTAGTAAAATTTGAATTAGCCCTGCATGGTTCAGCAGAAATTGGAGACAGAGACAAAGGAAATTAAGAACAGGTGTACCTCCCGAAGGACATTAATAAAAGGGCATTAAGGCTTTGAATGAACACATGTTTATCTGTTTTTGCCATAATATACAGTGTCAAAGTCATCAAAAATACTTAGCAGATTTTACAACCaggttttttattctttttctttggttttaggAATGTGGGAAGCAGGTGGGCCATGGATCAAGCCAAGTATAACCTGATTAATGAGTACTTTCTGGTGGGAGTTACTGAAGAGCTTGAAGATTTTATCATGTTACTGGAGGCAGCTCTACCCCGGTTCTTCAGGGGTGCTGCAGAACTCTATCGTACAGGTATATAAAGGAtgggtttggtttttgtttttttttaagctgactTTAACTTTGCCACTtgcaaaatatgtattatttgaaATCTGTTGAGTAAAACTCCAGAAAGGCAGGTATATTGTCCATTTCTCCTCACCATTTTCAATACAGAACAATACATGGCACACAGATGGTGTTCACTAAATATCTTTTGAAGGAATAAATGTGCATGAGATGATAATTAAACGGCATTGTGGGTATAGTGGAAAAATACAGACTATAGTGCCAGCCTTAGAAATTGTGTGATACTCAGTAATGATGGCCGTGCATTCCACCCTTTAGACGTGTCTGGTGCCATTTAGGTAGGGGCAGGATCGGAAGACTGAATCATGTTGGTAATGAACCTGTGCTCTTGTCTGTTATAATGCTCCTAAAAGTATCTTTCAGTAGCCTTGGTGGTATTAAAAATCTGAAGGTGACTGTGCTAGTCCAGTctaatcctgattttttttcccatattctTTGGTAATATACAgagggactcttttttttttctagagtaTGCATATGCCCAGCTTTTAATACGTAGATATACAGAATAGAGGTTATGAGAAATCAGTCCAAAGTttgaaaatagatattttatgtctttaaaaacaaactagtCAGTACACCAAGCATTTGAGAGTATAAAATGTACAGTGACCATCTATACTTTACCAAGTGgcaattctttcttttattatttgacATCTCATTAAATCTCTAACGAGGATAAAGATTTGTCTTATGAAGGAACAAATCACTGATTAGGACACTGTTTTTGCCTGAATGATTTTAAGAGGAAGCAGTTATGTTACCTGCCTTCCATATGTCATCTCTTAAAATAAACAGGCATTAATTTTTATGTGTGTTCtcagaatttatttatcttttctcttttgcctttgtaAGTAGGAAAGAAATCTCATCTTAGGAAAACCACAGAGAAGAAACTCCCTACTAAACAAACCATTGCAAAACTACAGCAGTCTGACATTTGGAAAATGGAGAATGAGTTCTATGAGTTTGCACTAGAGCAGTTCCAGTTCATCAGAGCCCATGCTGTCCGAGAAAAAGATGGAGACCTCTACATCCTTGCACAGAACTTTTTCTATGAAAAGATTTACCCTAAATCGAACTGAGTATAAGGCGTGACAGTTAGATTCTTGAACTACAACTCCAACCTTGTCTTTACCTTAGTTCTCAGCTCCACAACTTGGATTGTTGATGGGTATATAAGACACTTTGTGTTAGGATACAGACAGTGACGTCAAGGAAGTAGATTCTGGCTGATACGTCAGTGGTCCAGGAAGTTTAAGTTTCAGCCTATTTTTTTCTGGTTAAATTTTGGTGGGAGTTACAACCTCCTGCCCGGACAAAACCTACACATCACCTAAAACAAATACCTAGCAGGTTTAATTGAAGGCTAGATGCAGCTACAGAAAAGTTCTGATACTCTGTTTTTGATAAAGCATCTTTTTCAACTAACCATCAATGAAGATGAACCCATCTGCTTCTTCGCCTGGAGGTTTGGGCTGTACTCCTCTACTGGCTAGTGTTATTAACTGTTTGGCAGTGTGTGCTTTGGTTTCAAATGTTTGATCATGGTTgctaaaaaatgtttttgctgTAGTTGGAATTGCCCATATTTATGTgggtcattttaattttcttttaaaagatgattattggtgttaaaaactaatttaaatcaTTATTAATACTGTAAAAAGAAAGCAGTATTTCTTATTCCTGTCTCCCCAGTATCTAAGATTGGGGAAATACTTCAGAGAATGTTGACATTGcctaaagttcttttttttttttttccacaaaaataGTTTCCTTTAAGAAAGATTTTTTCATCatgtttaatgggaaaaaaataatatgtaacaTAAACAGTCCTGTAGGGAAATTTTGACTGTTTATCTTTTAgatcatatattttttcctcaaaatctgTACATATTCTTGTGATGTTTTCAAAAGTAGGTCCTGATACAGATTGTCTCATCTGTGGGTCTTAGAGGAGACACTCTATGGGATCCAGGTTCAAATTCAGCAGCAGCTTCTTCTGGTTCTTCAGTTATATTCTGATCTCTGCCTGCCTTTCATTAGTTCTGTCTAGTTTAATTGCCAGTGACTTTCTAACCTTTAGTTCTCCCAGGTAGAGTTGCTTATGTTTTCCCAATTCTGCTTTTAATTAGAAACTTCTTAAAAGGTTTCCATCTTGGAGAGTTCAGATTCCAAGTCTTTAATTCTGAGTTCCATCTGACTtcttcggttcagtcactcagtcgtgtccaactctttgcgaccccatggactgcagcacgccaggcctccctgtccatcaccaactcccggagactgctcaaactcatgaccatcgagtcagtgatgctatccaaccatctcatcctctgtcgtccccttctcctcccgccttcaatcttttccaccatcagggtcttttccaatgaatcagtcggtcagagtattggaacttcagcatcagtccttccagttaatattcaggactgatttcctttaggattgactaattcctttaggattcctttaggattgttgAATTCCTTtagtatttcctttaggatctgaCTTCTTATTCAAGCATTATTCTAATTTCATGATTGCTCTAAGTTTTCTTGAGATGCTGCTTGTATCTACAAAAATAGGTTGACTTCTTTTAGattgccgctaagtcacttcagtcgtgtctgactctgtgcaaccccatagacagcagcccactaggcttccccgtccctggggttctctaggcaagaacaccggagtgggttgccatttccttctccaatgcatcaaagtgaaagtgaagtcgctcagtcatgcctgactcttagcgaccccatggactgcagcccaccaggcttctttgtccatggattttccaggcaagagtactggcctATCTTGCTCTTTCTTCAGTCTACTGTTTATACTGCTCTGCTTGACTGTGTTCTGTCATATTCATTTCTATATGACTTTGGAGGTTCACTACTTCTTGCTCCgacttctttttattcttttctagtttttcacatttcttttgcaTTACTTTCATAGATAATAACTCCTGTCGAAGAACTtgactctttgtatcaggtgcaGACATTTTGAAGATGTAGTTTCTAGCTCTGCTGTAAGATCATCAGTCGAACTTGTACTTAACAGGTTTTTCTGAAGCTGTTCAATTTTGCCTGCTTGCTTTTTGACCCGTGGTTTTAAACTTGCATTTTCAATTTCAAGCTTTTGGATGTGATCCTGTGTTTTCTCAGCACATCTCAGGGCCTCTGTATGTTGATCCTGTGCTTTTTGCATCTGACTTGTGAGTTGACATAATGTCTTCTTTAAATCCTGTGGCTCATCTTCTAAGTTAGCACAATAATGTGAGTCACCTCCAGTGAATCCTCTGACATAGACTCGAGTTCATTTCCTTATTAgccatttctgtctccttttGTTTGGCAAGATCGGGATTCCATCCTGTAAGATCCTTGCATTCCATTCTCGAGAAGGCTGCTTCTGATGTCATTTTGCAACTTTACAGCCTGATTCAGATTATTTCTCACAGCCTTAGTTTTATTTCTgattaagcttccctggtggctcagaggttaaagcgtctgcctggaatgcgggagacccagatttgatccctgggttgggaagatcccctggagaaggaaatggcaacccattccagtactcttgcctggagaatcccatggagggaggagcctggtaggcttcagtccatggggtggcaaagagtcggacacgactgagcaacttcacttagttttatttctagtgctCTGAGAGTGAATTCAAGTTGTTTTATTTCAACTTCTTACCATATCTTACCaatcttcttttcttcttaactGCTCCCTAATTTTTTCATAGGACATACCAGACTTCTCTTCTTGCTCTAAGGTGAACTCAAGCTGAGGAGCTGTCGTTCCCACTCCACTTTCTGTTGCTCTgtgatttcactttttttgtttcttgacagCTCTTTCTATAGCCCTCTAACCTtactttccattttaatttttcctctaagTAGTTCACAGTGgcttttttaaagttctgttaaTCTTTCATAGAAAGAATTGCACCCCGAATTTTCAGTAAGCTAACAGAATCTTTACACCCCATGCCAAATTGTTCACGTAGCAACACGGAATTCAACTCGCCATCCTTGGAAGCGGTTTCAGATGACTGAATTAAGTCATCAAGGTCATCCACAGAATTCGTTTGTTCTTCGACCTTGTTCTGTTCACTAGATATTTTCTTTGCAGGCTTGCCATTATCCTGATCCACTTTACTTAAAATACTGTCATCGTTCACATGCAGCAGACCACCAGTCAGTGAATTGGTCATTTCAGACATTGGTGtgaagtgatgtcgctcagtcgtgtccaactctttgcaaccccatggactatagcctaccaggcttctccgtccataggatttcccaggcaaagatactggagtggattgccatttccttctccaggagatcttcctgacccagggattgaacctgggtctcccacattgtaggcagatgctttctCCTCTGAGCTACATGCCCTCTAATCACACATTATTTTGGTGTCCATTTTTCAttgtcctttttctttacttccttcATATGCATGCTAGGATTGCTGCTATCAGAATCTTCATTCTCTGTAGCAGGAAACAGCTGGTTGCTATTTTTTTCTACTCTTTCTCTCCTGAATGAATCCAGTCTTCAGCAGCATCACATACATTGTCAGATACTTGCATTTCACTACTTTTGTTCTGCTGCTTTTCTTCTTCAACcttgattttaaaatcttaagaCTTTATCATCTGATGTAGGCCATAAATCAACACCAGGTTGGTTTGTTGGAAAACCTGCTTAAAGAGTCTTCCTCAGAAATCTCATCCACTGAGTTGCTATTTTCAGAAGGTATCTCTTTTCTTTATAGTGAGTAATCAGTTGGTGAATAATAACACCACTAATAACAGCACATTCTTCAGCAGTCCATCCAAAGACATCTTGAGAAAAGATGTTAACACTGTGCTGAAGAAGACTGACTGCATTTGACTCATAACTGACAGCAAACATGAGGGCTGTTCTGTTCTTCTTATCAAACACATGtatatttgcttctttctttacTAAAAACTCCACCATTTGCTGTTTCCTTTCACTTACAGTAAGTAACAGTGGTGTGAGGTCATCCTTGTTCCTGGCTTCTGTTGTTGGTATCGTATGAAAGCAGCTCTGCTGCAAGTGACATATTCTGGCAAAACGCAGCATAGTGGAGAGCAGTGCTGCTGCTGACATTGGTGACATTTGGGTCGGCGCCATGTTCCAGCAAAATAGTTGCAAACT is a window of Ovis aries strain OAR_USU_Benz2616 breed Rambouillet chromosome 1, ARS-UI_Ramb_v3.0, whole genome shotgun sequence DNA encoding:
- the HS2ST1 gene encoding heparan sulfate 2-O-sulfotransferase 1 isoform X4, with protein sequence MLRVSTERAIARHEVREIEQRHTMDGPRQDVALDEEDDMVIIYNRVPKTASTSFTNIAYDLCAKNKYHVLHINTTKNNPVMSLQDQVRFVKNITSWKEMKPGFYHGHISYLDFAKFGVKKKPIYINVIRDPIERLVSYYYFLRFGDDYRPGLRRRKQGDKKTFDECVAEGGSDCAPEKLWLQIPFFCGHSSECWNVGSRWAMDQAKYNLINEYFLVGVTEELEDFIMLLEAALPRFFRGAAELYRTVGKKSHLRKTTEKKLPTKQTIAKLQQSDIWKMENEFYEFALEQFQFIRAHAVREKDGDLYILAQNFFYEKIYPKSN
- the LOC121818608 gene encoding LOW QUALITY PROTEIN: ankyrin repeat domain-containing protein 7-like (The sequence of the model RefSeq protein was modified relative to this genomic sequence to represent the inferred CDS: deleted 1 base in 1 codon), with product MNDGDKMNRTALHLACANGHSARVTLLLERKYLPNSLCDNEKRTVLMKAVECQAEEFATILLEHGADPNVTNVSSSTALHYAAFCQNMSLAAELLSYDTNTEARNKDDLTPLLLTVSERKQQMVEFLVKKEANIHVFDKKNRTALMFAVSYESNAVSLLQHSVNIFSQDVFGWTAEECAVISGVIIHQLITHYKEKRYLLKIATQWMRFLRKTL